In Janthinobacterium agaricidamnosum NBRC 102515 = DSM 9628, the DNA window AATGCGCTTAATACTTCGCCACCGGCAAATCCGGTGGCGCCGGTCAGGATGATATTCATGAGTTTTCCTTTGACGTACACAAAGACTAAGAGCCTATCCCAGTAGTGAGCGTCTTGTTCTGGCCGCGCATCGGGAGCGCGGACCAGGCGTGAGGAGGACGCGTGGCGGGCCACGCGACGACGATCAACGCAGTCCCCGTTCCTGAGGAGCGCCAGAACAGGGCGTATTCATCTACTGGGATAGGCTCTAAGTAATGATGGCAACAAGTGTAATCCTGTTTGCCCGCACGGCGAATACTTTACAATCCGTATTAATTGCGCCATAGTCCCGAAATGATCGCCGACCCCTTTTCCGATATCCTCAAATTAGTCAGCGCTGAAACCGTCGTGTCGGGCGGCTTTTGCGCCGGCGGTTCGTGGGCGCTGCGTTTTCCGCCGCCGGACAAGATCAAGTTTTGCGTGATCGTCAAAGGAAGTTGCTGGGCCTGGCTGGACGGCGAAATACCGCTGCGGGCCGAGACCGGCGATGTGCTGCTGATCGCGGCGCGGCGCGCCTTCACGCTGGCCGGCGACCTGGATGCAGTGCCGATGGATGTCATGCGCCTGGCGTCCTGCATCGTCAACAATACCGCGCAAATCGGCGATGGCGCCGACTTCAGCCAGATGGGCGGCCATGTTCAGCTGGATCCGGTGAATGGCGCGTTGCTGGCCGACGTGTTGCCGCCGTGGATACATGTGCGGGCCGCTGCGCCGCAAGCTTCTGCCTTGCAATGGATACTCGGGCAATTGGTGCGCGAAAGCAGTGGCGAATTGCCCGGCGCCGGCCTGGCGTCGTCGCAACTGGCGCAACTGATGCTGATCCAGGTGCTGCGCGCCCATCTTGCCACGTCCGGTCCGTTGACCGCCGGCTGGCTGCGCGCCGTCAGCGACAAGCGGCTGGCGCCGGCGCTGCGCTTGCTGCATGGCGATCCGGGCCGTGCCTGGCAGCTGGAAGAGTTGGCCAAGGCGTCGGCGATGTCGCGCACTACCTTCGCCTTGCATTTCAAGACCGTGGCCGGCCTGGCGCCGCTGACTTACCTGACTGAATGGCGCATGCGCCTGGCCGAGCGCGCCTTGCGCGAAGAAAACATGCCAGTCGCGGTGCTGGCACGCTCGCTCGGCTACACTTCCGAAAGCGCGTTCAGCAACGCCTTCAAGCGCATCACCGGCAACGCGCCGAAACGCTATCGGATTGCCGCTCGGGAAGCTGGCCTGTAAACATTGCATGTCGCATATTGCGGGCCCTTGCATCGATTTCGAACAAGCATAAAAAAGGCCCCGGACATTGCTGCCTGGGGCCTTGAAACTACCGGTAAAACTGATTGTCGTTTTTGTCTGACAAATAGGATTTGTTAGCCATGCACTGCCGGCGCTACCGGGCTTGCCGCGGCAATTTCCTGCTCGCCGAAAGTCGGGTTGGCCAATTCTTTGCGCAGGTGCTCGACATCGAGTTCTTTTTCCCAGTTCGACACGACGATGGTCGCGACGCCATTGCCGACGAAGTTGGTCAGTGCGCGGCATTCGCTCATGAAACGGTCGATGCCCAGGATCAGCGCCATGCCGGCCACTGGAATGGTCGGTACCACGGCCAGCGTTGCCGCCAGGGTGATGAAACCGGCGCCGGTGATGCCGGACGCGCCCTTGGAGGTCAGCATCGCCACGCCCAGGATGGTCAGTTCTTGCCACAGGGTCAGGTCGGTATTGGTTGCTTGAGCAACGAACAATGCGGCCATGGTCATGTAGATGTTGGTGCCGTCCAGGTTGAAGGAGTAGCCGGTAGGAACCACCAGGCCCACTACAGGTTTCGAGCAACCCAGGCGTTCCAGTTTTTTCATCAGCGCAGGCAGCGCGCTTTCCGACGAACTGGTGCCCAGTACGATCAGCAATTCTTCCTTGATATACAGCAAGAAGCGGCCGATCGAGAAACCGGTCATGCGGGCGATGCTGCCGAGCACGATGAAGACGAACAGGAAGCAGGTCAGGTAGAACGAACCCATCAGTTTAGCCAGCGGCAACAGCGAAGCGATGCCGTATTTGCCGATGGTGAAAGCCATCGCGCCGAATGCGCCGACCGGCGCCGCTTTCATGATGATGTTGACCATGCCGAAAATCGCATGCGACAGGTCGTCGATCAGCTTGGTGACCGGACGGCCGCGCTCGCCCAGCAGCGACAGCGAGAAGCCGAACAGGATGGCGACCAGCAGCACTTGCAGGATATCGCCCTTGGCGAACGCATCCACGAAAGTTTTCGGGATGATGTTCATGATGAAATCGGTGGTGGTCAAATGCGTGCCGTGGGTGTACTGGGCGATCGATTTGACATCCAGCGTCGCCGGGTCGGCATTGAAGCCGGCGCCCGGTTTCAGGATGTTAGCGACCAGCAAGCCGATGGCCAGCGCAAACGTCGACACGATTTCGAAGTACAACAGGGCCTTGCCGCCGACGCGGCCGATTTTCTTGACGTCCTGCATGCCGGCGATACCGGACACGACGGTACAGAAGATGACCGGTGCAATGATCATCTTGATTAAGTTAATGAAGCCGTCGCCCAGTGGTTTCATGTCGACGGCATTGCCAGGGTAAAACACCCCGAGCAATACGCCGGCCACGATGGCGAACAGCACCTGTACATACAGGATTTTATAGAATGGCTTTTTCACGAGGTCTCCTCTAGCGGGTTGATGCCGCCATCATCTTCCCAATGATGGGGCGGCTCAATTGTGGATAACCGCAAATTTCTTAAGGAAACTTATGATTTTTACAGGAAATTAAAGCATCATGCTTGATTTATATCAGAAGTTGCCTGTAATAGAAGTTTATTTACCAAGACCCGATTGCAATTTGTTCATGTTCGGGGTGCCGTGGCAACGCCGATATCGGGTTGGTGCTGCACCGCTGCCTGCGCTACACTTCGTTTGTCCCGGTAAAATGGCATCCGCGCGCCATAAGTAATCTATCGGATCGCAGCAATACGTCGTCAGTCACCATCCACAAGGAAACGGCATGATCGAAGCAAAAGTAAAGTCTGTGCAATGTATTTCCCCCGCTGGCCTGCATCGCATGGCATATAAAGAGTGGGGCGATGCCGACAATCCGAATGTGCTGGTATGCGCGCACGGCGTGACGCGGGTCGGCGATGATTTCGACAGCATGGCGCGCGCGCTGGCTGGCGATTACCGCGTGATCTGCCCCGACGTGGTGGGCCGCGGCCGTTCCGGCTGGCTGCGCAATCCGCAGTTTTACCGCATCCCGCAATATGTCAGCGACATGGTGACGCTGCTGGCGCGCGTGCTGGCCAACGGCGAGCGGCAAACGGTAGACTGGTTCGGCACGTCGATGGGCGGCTTGATCGGCCTCGGCCTGGCGTCGCTGCCGGACAGCCCGGTCAGCAAACTGATCTTGAACGATATCGGCCCGACGCTGGCGCCGGAAGCGCTGCGGCGCATCGGCGACTATATCGGCCAGGATCTGCGTTTCCCGAGCTTCGAGGCCGGCGCCAAATTCGTGCGCGATGTATCCTTGACCTTCGGTCCGCACAGCGACGAGGAATGGCACAAGCTGGCCAGCGATGTGTTGCGCCAGGACAAGGATGGCCAGTGGGTACGCCACTACGATATGGGACTGGCCCTGCCGTTCCGTTCGGCCACGCCGGAATCGGCGGCGACCGACGAAGCGATGCTGTGGGCCGCCTACGACGCCGTGACATGCCCGACGCTGCTGGTGCGCGGTGCCGAGTCCGACTTGCTGTCGCGCGCTACCGCCGACATCATGCTGTCGCGCGGGCCGCAAGCGGAGCTGGTGGAAATCGCCGGGGTGGGCCATGCGCCGACGTTTATTCATGACGAGCAGATCGCGATCGCCAGGAAGTTTTTGCTGGGGCAGTAAGCTGGGGCAGTAAACAATACGCAATACCGATTTTGAAACGAAGGACTGAGAACTAGTATGGAAATTAAACGACTGCACGTAGGTAAACGCTTGTCCGAAGTGGCAATCCACAACAGCACCATCTATCTGGCGGGCCAGATCGCCGAAGATACGAGCCAGGACATCGTCGGCCAGACCCGCGAAGTGCTGGGCCATGTCGACCGCCTGCTGGCGGAATCGGGCAGCGACAAAAGCTGCATCCTGTCTTGCCAGATCTATCTCGCCGACATGCAGGATTTTGCCGGCATGAATGAAGTATGGGATGACTGGGTTGCTTCCGGCCACACGCCGCCACGCGCCACGGTCGAGGCCAGGCTGGCCAATCCGGCTTGCCTGGTTGAAATCGTCATTATCGCAGCCGAACGTTAGTGTTAAGGTTATCCCATGGTTTCTATCTCGGCCCCCAATAGCGCGACGTCGGAACAACTGGTACAGGGCTTGAGCGAGGCCGACAGCGTGCGCGTGCTGGCCGCGCTGGAGTACGCCACGCTTGCCTACGGCGACAAGCTGACCTTCGCCGGCCGCTCGGCGCTCGATTTTTCGATCGGCGTGGCCAATACCCTGGCGTTCTTGCGCAGCGATGCGGAAACCCGTATCGCCGGCCTGATGTTCGAACTGACGCTGATGGAGCCGGAGCAGGCGGCCGATATCGAGCCCCGCTTCGGCAAGCAGGTGTGCGACCTGGCCACCGGCGTGCGCCAGTTGATCCGCTTGCGCGCGCTGACCAACCAGGGCCAGCAGCAGGGGGCGCCGGCGGCGGGGCGCGGCAAGAATGCGGCGCAGCAAGCCGTGGCCCAGGTAGAAACCTTGCGCAAGATGTTGCTGGCGATGGCCACCGACATGCGCGTGGTGCTGGTGCGCCTGGCGTCGTGCGTGACCACCTTGCGTTACTTCGCGGAATTGAAATTGTTTAACGACATGACCCGCGATTACGGCAGGGAAACGCTGGACTTGTATGCGCCGCTGGCCAACCGGCTCGGCATCTGGCAATTGAAGTGGGAACTGGAAGACCTGTCGTTCCGCTTCATCGAGCCGGAAGCCTACAAGCGCATCGCCAAGATGCTGGAAGAAAAACGCATGATGCGCGAAGGTTTCGTGTCGTCGGCGATCCTGCGGCTGCAAACCGAACTGGCGTCGGCCGGCATCCAGGCCGAAGTGTTCGGCCGGCCCAAGCATATCTATAGCATCTGGAACAAGATGCGCGGCAAGGAACTCGATTTCACCGCGCTGTACGACGTGCGCGCGTTCCGTGTCATCGTTGCCGACGTCAAGACGTGCTACACCGTGCTGGGCGTGGTGCACAATATCTGGACCCCGATCCCAAAAGAATTCGACGATTACATTTCGCGGCCGAAACCGAACGGTTATCAGTCGCTGCACACGGTGGTCACGGCCGACGACGGCCGGCCGCTGGAAGTGCAAATCCGCACCAATGAAATGCACAGCTTCGCCGAATACGGCGTCGCGGCGCACTGGCGCTACAAGGAAGAGGGCGGTTCCAACTTCGCCGGCCAAAAGTACGATGAAAAGATCGCCTGGCTGCGCCAGTTGCTGGCGTGGAAGACCGAAGTCGCCGACGCGGTGGTCGGACAAGAGGAAATCCAGCGTGTCTGGGTCGAAAAACTGAAATCGGCCACGCTGGACGACCGCATCTTCGTACTGACGCCGCAGGCGCGGGTGCTGGAATTGCCGGTCGGCGCGACGCCGATCGATTTTGCCTACCACTTGCACAGCGATGTCGGCCACCGCTGCCGCGGCGCGCGCGTCGACGGCATCATGGTGCCGCTCAATACCCAGCTGAAAAACGGCCAGACCTGCGAAATCATCACCGCCAAGGGCGCGCCGGGCACGGCCGGGCCGTCGCGCGACTGGCTCAGCGCCGGCTACACCGTCAGCACCCGCACCCGTTCCAAGGTGCGCGCCTGGTTCCATGCGATCGACATGCAGGAAACCCTGTCGCATGGCCGGGCCATGGTCGAAAAATCGCTGCAGCGCGAAGGCAAGACCGCAGTCAACCTGGAAGCGCTGGCGCAAAAGCTGGGCTTTGCCAAGGTCGATGAATTGTTCTTGTCGGTCGGCAAGGATGAATTCAGCCTGCGCCACGTCGAACAAGCGTTGCACGACAATGGCGAAGCGCCGGTGCAGGAAGACGCGGTACTGGTCGGCAAGAGCCGCGCCTCCAGCGTCGAGCAGGGCGCCAAGTCCGGCGTGCTGGTGGTCGGCACCGAAGGCTTGATGACGGTGCTGGCGAAATGCTGCAAGCCGGCGCCGCCGGACAGCATCGTCGGTTTCGTCACGCGCGGCAAGGGCGTGTCGATCCACCGCTCAACCTGCAAGAACTTCGAGGAAATGCGCGCCAAGGCGCCGGAACGGGTGATTGTTACCGAGTGGGGCAGCGAAGGCCGCGACACGGTGTATCCGGTCGACATCTTCATCCTGGCCGGCGACCGCCAGGGCTTGTTGCGCGACATTTCCGAGATTTTCTCGCGCGAGAAAATCAATGTGATCGGCGTCAACACGCAAAGCGCCAAAGGGCAGGCGCGGATGACGTTTACCGCCGAAATCAGCGCCACCGCGCAACTGCAAAAAGCGCTGACGGTGATCAAGGATGTCAGCGGCGTGCTGGAAGCGCGGCGTAATTAAGACTGCTTGGCTGATCGCCGATCAAGCCAGCGTCCCGTGGGTCCCGTCATGCCGATGCAAACCGGCCATGCCGGCCGCTTCGGCCTGCAAGGTGATGTGGTCGATGCCGTGCTTGGCCAGCAGCATGGCCTTGATCTCGCGCAATACTTGCGGCCATTCCTGCAATTCGCGGATTTCGACATGGCCGATCAGCGCCGGCTGGCCGGGCGACATATCCCAGACGTGCAGGTCATGCACCGACAATACGCCGTCGATGTGCGCCAGATCGGCGCCGACCGCCAGGTAATCGATACCGTGCGGTACGCCTTCCATCAAGAAATGATACGACTCGCGCAGCACGCCGCAGGTCGACTTTAAAATCAGCAGCGACACCAGGATCGACAGCAGCGGATCGATCCGCATCCAGCCGGTCAGGTAGATCACGGCGCCGGCGACGATGGCGGCGATTGATCCCAGCAAGTCGCCCATCACATGCACCAGCGCGGCGCGGGTGTTCAAGCTGTTCTGGTCCTTCGACAAGACCCAGGCGACCACCAGGTTGATCAGCAGGCCGATGCTGGCGACGATGAAGACCATCGAACCATGTACGGTTTCCGGCGTGGAAAAGCGTGGTATCGCCTCGAAGATGATCCAGGCCACCACCGCCAGCATCACCAGGCCGTTGACGAAGGCGGCCAGCGCTTCCGAACGGCCGAAACCAAACGAGTGTTGCGCCGACGGCGGCCGCTTGGCGATGAATTGCGCCAGCAGCGCCAGGCCGAGCGCGGCGGCGTCGGTGACCATGTGGCCGGCGTCGGATATCAGCGCCAGCGAATTGGACATGAAACCGGCCACCACCTCGACGATCGCGAAGCTGACGGTCAGTCCCAGCGCCCATGCCAGGATGGACAGGCGGCGCTGTTCGAAAAAGTGTTCGTGCTTGGCGTCGCCCGCGCCGTGGGCGTGCAAATGGGCGGAAGAGTGGCGGTGTTCATGCATGGCGCGCTGTGCTTGGTATCGAGAACAATAACGCCAGTGTAATTCAAGTGACGGGTTAGTGTTGATCCGGAAAGAATCAACACGGGCGCCCGCTACTTGTTTGCCAGGTATTTACTGAGGCCGCTCACGCATGTTCGCCGAAGCGGCCGTCGCGGAAATCCTGCACGGCTTCGACAATCTCGGCCTGGGTGTTCATCACGAACGGACCGTATTGCGCGATCGGTTCATTGAGCGGCTGGCCGGCGACCAGGATCACCCGGCTCGCTTCGGCCGCATGGATTTCGACGCCGTCGCTGCCCGGCGTGTTGGCCAGGATCGCCATGCGCAGCGCCGGCACCGCCTTGTCGTCGACGCTGACGGCGCCGCGGAAGGTGTAGATGAAGGCGTTGTGGCCCGGCGGCAATTGCTGACTGAAGCTTGTGCCGGCCGGCAAGTCGATATCGAGGTAGACCGGTTCGGTCACTTCACGCTGCACCGCGCCGGCCACGCCGTGGCTGCTGCCGGCGATCACTTGCACCGTTACGCCGGCGTCGGTGCTGAAGCGCGGAATCTCGGCATTGCTGAAATCGCGGTACCACGGCTTGCGCATCTTGTCGCGCGCCGGCAGGTTCAGCCACAACTGGAAACCTTCCATCACGCCTTGTTCCTGTTCCGGCATTTCGGAATGGATCACGCCGCTGCCGGCGGTCATCCATTGCACGCCGCCGCTGTTCAGCAAGCCTTCGTTGCCGGCGCTATCCTTGTGGCGCATGCGGCCGGAAATCATGTAGGAAACCGTCTCGAAGCCGCGGTG includes these proteins:
- a CDS encoding AraC family transcriptional regulator — protein: MIADPFSDILKLVSAETVVSGGFCAGGSWALRFPPPDKIKFCVIVKGSCWAWLDGEIPLRAETGDVLLIAARRAFTLAGDLDAVPMDVMRLASCIVNNTAQIGDGADFSQMGGHVQLDPVNGALLADVLPPWIHVRAAAPQASALQWILGQLVRESSGELPGAGLASSQLAQLMLIQVLRAHLATSGPLTAGWLRAVSDKRLAPALRLLHGDPGRAWQLEELAKASAMSRTTFALHFKTVAGLAPLTYLTEWRMRLAERALREENMPVAVLARSLGYTSESAFSNAFKRITGNAPKRYRIAAREAGL
- a CDS encoding dicarboxylate/amino acid:cation symporter, which produces MKKPFYKILYVQVLFAIVAGVLLGVFYPGNAVDMKPLGDGFINLIKMIIAPVIFCTVVSGIAGMQDVKKIGRVGGKALLYFEIVSTFALAIGLLVANILKPGAGFNADPATLDVKSIAQYTHGTHLTTTDFIMNIIPKTFVDAFAKGDILQVLLVAILFGFSLSLLGERGRPVTKLIDDLSHAIFGMVNIIMKAAPVGAFGAMAFTIGKYGIASLLPLAKLMGSFYLTCFLFVFIVLGSIARMTGFSIGRFLLYIKEELLIVLGTSSSESALPALMKKLERLGCSKPVVGLVVPTGYSFNLDGTNIYMTMAALFVAQATNTDLTLWQELTILGVAMLTSKGASGITGAGFITLAATLAVVPTIPVAGMALILGIDRFMSECRALTNFVGNGVATIVVSNWEKELDVEHLRKELANPTFGEQEIAAASPVAPAVHG
- a CDS encoding alpha/beta fold hydrolase, which produces MIEAKVKSVQCISPAGLHRMAYKEWGDADNPNVLVCAHGVTRVGDDFDSMARALAGDYRVICPDVVGRGRSGWLRNPQFYRIPQYVSDMVTLLARVLANGERQTVDWFGTSMGGLIGLGLASLPDSPVSKLILNDIGPTLAPEALRRIGDYIGQDLRFPSFEAGAKFVRDVSLTFGPHSDEEWHKLASDVLRQDKDGQWVRHYDMGLALPFRSATPESAATDEAMLWAAYDAVTCPTLLVRGAESDLLSRATADIMLSRGPQAELVEIAGVGHAPTFIHDEQIAIARKFLLGQ
- a CDS encoding RidA family protein; translation: MEIKRLHVGKRLSEVAIHNSTIYLAGQIAEDTSQDIVGQTREVLGHVDRLLAESGSDKSCILSCQIYLADMQDFAGMNEVWDDWVASGHTPPRATVEARLANPACLVEIVIIAAER
- a CDS encoding RelA/SpoT family protein — encoded protein: MVSISAPNSATSEQLVQGLSEADSVRVLAALEYATLAYGDKLTFAGRSALDFSIGVANTLAFLRSDAETRIAGLMFELTLMEPEQAADIEPRFGKQVCDLATGVRQLIRLRALTNQGQQQGAPAAGRGKNAAQQAVAQVETLRKMLLAMATDMRVVLVRLASCVTTLRYFAELKLFNDMTRDYGRETLDLYAPLANRLGIWQLKWELEDLSFRFIEPEAYKRIAKMLEEKRMMREGFVSSAILRLQTELASAGIQAEVFGRPKHIYSIWNKMRGKELDFTALYDVRAFRVIVADVKTCYTVLGVVHNIWTPIPKEFDDYISRPKPNGYQSLHTVVTADDGRPLEVQIRTNEMHSFAEYGVAAHWRYKEEGGSNFAGQKYDEKIAWLRQLLAWKTEVADAVVGQEEIQRVWVEKLKSATLDDRIFVLTPQARVLELPVGATPIDFAYHLHSDVGHRCRGARVDGIMVPLNTQLKNGQTCEIITAKGAPGTAGPSRDWLSAGYTVSTRTRSKVRAWFHAIDMQETLSHGRAMVEKSLQREGKTAVNLEALAQKLGFAKVDELFLSVGKDEFSLRHVEQALHDNGEAPVQEDAVLVGKSRASSVEQGAKSGVLVVGTEGLMTVLAKCCKPAPPDSIVGFVTRGKGVSIHRSTCKNFEEMRAKAPERVIVTEWGSEGRDTVYPVDIFILAGDRQGLLRDISEIFSREKINVIGVNTQSAKGQARMTFTAEISATAQLQKALTVIKDVSGVLEARRN
- a CDS encoding cation diffusion facilitator family transporter, with the protein product MHEHRHSSAHLHAHGAGDAKHEHFFEQRRLSILAWALGLTVSFAIVEVVAGFMSNSLALISDAGHMVTDAAALGLALLAQFIAKRPPSAQHSFGFGRSEALAAFVNGLVMLAVVAWIIFEAIPRFSTPETVHGSMVFIVASIGLLINLVVAWVLSKDQNSLNTRAALVHVMGDLLGSIAAIVAGAVIYLTGWMRIDPLLSILVSLLILKSTCGVLRESYHFLMEGVPHGIDYLAVGADLAHIDGVLSVHDLHVWDMSPGQPALIGHVEIRELQEWPQVLREIKAMLLAKHGIDHITLQAEAAGMAGLHRHDGTHGTLA
- a CDS encoding pirin family protein, whose translation is MDNTTVKHGRGVERVIAGQAVMDGAGVKINRVLTQSLQRRLDPFLMLDNFASDQPNDYIAGFPDHPHRGFETVSYMISGRMRHKDSAGNEGLLNSGGVQWMTAGSGVIHSEMPEQEQGVMEGFQLWLNLPARDKMRKPWYRDFSNAEIPRFSTDAGVTVQVIAGSSHGVAGAVQREVTEPVYLDIDLPAGTSFSQQLPPGHNAFIYTFRGAVSVDDKAVPALRMAILANTPGSDGVEIHAAEASRVILVAGQPLNEPIAQYGPFVMNTQAEIVEAVQDFRDGRFGEHA